A stretch of the Chlamydia pecorum E58 genome encodes the following:
- a CDS encoding tetratricopeptide repeat protein — protein MIKSLPLFKTSDSLLKVEEVNDHSDIISFLTSELELLSLQEEAGNGFLSLSESIRMLSQDHPSSLKKIIFHGISYGIQFKDAQVFSEVFSFIEILFQKAELSLSDQLSLYSARLCVNFEMFSLSGDIDFLSKIVEAFQAIESLLDKHPQLENRLGWEHFASGEYYEEISYLASAKIYHIAGKSFVTLYQKYSEVQDLSYGMQSLAHALSIFPSNLRIREDYAEALICFGLRKGESLYIEQGIAQLSRAIFLCSGEDVVNQESLRFRYALATVQLFDVSYKFEHFQQATLTLYQTIQSFPNLVYLWEVWGDLLIRFGWINNNVKLVEAGLEKFSIVQKKTEDPISLSSSLAAGIAILGLSLEEPGLFRESRLRLLSVMKAFSGNRSLIYALGIIQLCSALYFNDDANFSSAISCFQSCIEWDYNALGALQKLFDAYFSWGVKKKSTQLLSKAVDIASRLCSLRPEVFLFWSDRGLALKCLAEATSDQAYKEIFLTESLFYYRKAWELSFRVEILELWGYSYYLLGELQENIAYYDEAYSLLSQIDFSMASFRAKLILAATLLGKGNILQKESLFKKAEAILIDLQQVYPEDENILLLLGKVYLFFFWKEKTLDLGKRAKFYLEQAASLGCPEAYYTLGRLYAVEKDVEKAWKMVIRSTCHGVMITEAQWLKDPYLANLRAIHTFREFLANQRGLLWGSKTEMKIS, from the coding sequence ATGATTAAATCGCTTCCGCTTTTTAAGACATCTGATTCTCTTTTAAAGGTAGAGGAAGTTAATGATCATAGCGATATCATAAGTTTTTTAACTTCTGAATTAGAGCTTCTTTCCCTCCAAGAGGAGGCTGGTAATGGGTTTTTATCTCTATCAGAAAGTATACGCATGTTATCTCAAGATCATCCGAGTTCTTTAAAAAAAATTATTTTTCATGGGATCTCTTATGGGATCCAGTTTAAGGATGCTCAGGTTTTTTCAGAGGTTTTCTCTTTCATAGAAATTTTATTTCAAAAGGCTGAGCTTAGTTTATCGGATCAGCTATCTTTATATTCGGCAAGATTATGTGTTAACTTCGAGATGTTTTCTCTTTCTGGGGACATAGATTTCTTATCTAAGATAGTTGAAGCTTTTCAAGCTATAGAGTCTCTTTTAGACAAGCATCCTCAATTAGAGAATCGTTTAGGATGGGAGCACTTTGCTTCTGGGGAGTATTATGAAGAGATTTCTTATCTAGCTTCCGCAAAGATTTATCATATAGCTGGAAAAAGTTTTGTAACCTTATATCAAAAATATTCCGAAGTTCAAGACCTCAGCTATGGGATGCAAAGCTTGGCCCATGCTTTGAGCATATTCCCTAGTAATTTAAGAATCCGAGAAGATTATGCTGAGGCATTAATTTGTTTCGGTTTGCGAAAAGGTGAGTCTCTATATATAGAGCAGGGGATAGCACAACTATCCCGAGCAATTTTTCTATGCTCTGGAGAAGATGTGGTTAATCAGGAGAGTCTTCGCTTTCGTTATGCGTTGGCTACAGTTCAGCTGTTTGATGTGAGCTATAAGTTCGAACACTTCCAGCAAGCTACGTTGACATTATATCAGACAATTCAATCTTTCCCTAATTTGGTGTATCTTTGGGAAGTTTGGGGAGATTTGCTCATCCGCTTTGGGTGGATAAATAATAATGTTAAGCTTGTTGAAGCAGGCTTAGAAAAGTTTTCTATCGTTCAGAAAAAAACAGAAGATCCTATTTCGCTTTCTAGTTCCTTAGCTGCAGGAATTGCAATTTTAGGCTTATCTTTGGAAGAGCCAGGTTTATTTAGAGAAAGCCGCTTACGGCTTCTTTCTGTAATGAAGGCTTTTTCTGGGAACCGCTCTTTAATATATGCTCTAGGGATCATTCAGCTGTGCTCTGCACTATATTTTAACGATGACGCGAATTTCTCTTCTGCAATCTCTTGTTTCCAATCATGCATAGAATGGGACTACAATGCTCTGGGGGCTTTGCAAAAATTATTTGATGCATATTTTTCCTGGGGAGTTAAAAAGAAAAGTACGCAACTATTAAGTAAAGCTGTTGATATTGCAAGTAGATTGTGTTCTTTAAGACCGGAAGTATTTTTATTTTGGAGCGATCGAGGGTTGGCTTTAAAATGTTTAGCTGAGGCGACTTCTGATCAGGCATATAAGGAGATTTTCCTGACAGAGTCATTATTTTATTATCGTAAAGCTTGGGAGCTAAGCTTTCGAGTAGAGATTTTAGAGCTTTGGGGGTATTCTTACTATTTGTTGGGGGAGCTTCAAGAAAATATAGCTTATTATGATGAGGCTTATAGTTTATTGTCTCAGATAGATTTCTCTATGGCTTCATTTAGAGCTAAATTAATTCTTGCTGCAACGCTTTTAGGGAAGGGAAATATCCTTCAGAAAGAAAGTTTATTTAAAAAAGCTGAGGCTATTTTAATAGATTTGCAACAAGTGTATCCTGAGGATGAAAATATTTTACTTTTACTAGGAAAAGTGTATCTATTTTTCTTCTGGAAAGAAAAGACTTTGGACTTAGGAAAGAGGGCTAAGTTTTACTTAGAACAGGCAGCATCTTTAGGATGTCCCGAGGCCTACTATACTTTAGGAAGACTTTATGCTGTAGAGAAGGATGTAGAAAAGGCGTGGAAGATGGTCATTCGTTCTACTTGTCATGGAGTTATGATTACAGAAGCGCAGTGGTTAAAAGACCCGTATTTAGCAAACTTAAGAGCAATACATACATTTCGTGAATTTTTAGCTAATCAGAGAGGCTTATTGTGGGGGAGCAAAACCGAAATGAAGATAAGTTAG
- the mgtE gene encoding magnesium transporter yields the protein MDSKTSHLDDELSFKLEKAFTSLSADIHSHDLTKIVSEYNPIDLAYAVSCLPSESRAILYQNLPCIASKVAFIINTDSASRWAIFRQLSDADICRLIEQMPPDEAVWVLDDIPDRRYRRILELIDAKKALKIRDIQKHRRNTAGRLMTNEFFAFLMETTVRDVSACIRNNPGIDLTRLVFVLDFKGELQGVVTDRSLIINPPEVSLKQIMNQVEHKVLPDTTRDEVVDLVERYKISALPVVDEENFLIGVITYEDVVEAIEDIADETIARMAGTTEDVGYHSCHVFHRFFLRAPWLLVTLFAGLISASVMAYFQKISPALLALLIFFIPLINGMSGNVGVQCSTILVRSMATGTLSFGRRRETIFKEMTIGLLTGVLLGVLCGAVVYLMGCLGLNIFSGSSLQLGVTVAAGILGASLTATTLGVFTPFFFAKLGVDPALASGPIVTALNDIMSMIIFFLIAGCLNYFFFS from the coding sequence ATGGATTCGAAAACGAGCCATTTAGATGATGAATTAAGTTTCAAATTAGAAAAAGCTTTCACGAGTCTATCCGCAGATATTCATTCTCATGACCTCACAAAAATTGTTAGTGAATATAATCCTATAGACCTTGCTTATGCTGTATCATGCCTCCCTTCAGAATCTAGAGCTATCTTATATCAGAACCTTCCTTGCATAGCTTCTAAAGTCGCTTTTATTATCAATACAGATTCAGCATCAAGATGGGCTATTTTTCGGCAGTTATCAGATGCAGATATTTGTCGTTTGATTGAGCAGATGCCTCCAGATGAAGCTGTGTGGGTGCTTGATGATATTCCTGATCGTCGTTATAGAAGAATCCTAGAATTAATAGATGCAAAGAAAGCTTTAAAAATTCGTGATATACAAAAGCATAGGAGAAATACCGCAGGAAGGTTAATGACAAATGAGTTTTTTGCCTTTCTTATGGAAACGACGGTAAGAGATGTTTCGGCATGCATTCGTAATAATCCAGGGATAGACTTAACCCGTTTAGTATTTGTTTTGGATTTCAAAGGGGAACTTCAAGGTGTAGTGACCGATAGAAGTCTGATTATCAATCCTCCAGAAGTCTCTTTAAAGCAGATTATGAATCAAGTAGAGCATAAGGTTTTACCAGACACCACCCGAGATGAAGTCGTGGATCTTGTTGAGCGTTATAAAATTTCTGCTCTTCCTGTAGTTGATGAAGAAAATTTTTTAATCGGTGTAATTACTTATGAGGACGTAGTCGAAGCTATTGAAGATATAGCTGATGAAACTATAGCAAGAATGGCTGGAACTACGGAAGATGTAGGATATCATAGCTGCCATGTTTTCCACAGATTTTTTCTGAGGGCTCCATGGCTTTTAGTTACTTTATTTGCTGGGTTAATCAGTGCTTCTGTCATGGCGTATTTTCAAAAGATCTCTCCAGCTTTGCTTGCATTACTTATTTTCTTTATCCCATTAATTAATGGGATGTCTGGAAACGTTGGTGTGCAATGTAGCACAATTTTGGTGAGAAGCATGGCAACAGGGACTCTATCTTTTGGTCGTCGCCGAGAGACAATCTTTAAAGAAATGACTATTGGCTTGCTAACAGGGGTGCTTCTTGGGGTTCTTTGTGGTGCAGTTGTCTATTTAATGGGGTGTTTAGGGTTAAATATTTTTTCAGGAAGCAGTTTACAGTTAGGAGTTACTGTTGCTGCTGGAATTCTTGGAGCATCTTTAACAGCAACTACGTTGGGGGTGTTTACCCCATTTTTCTTTGCCAAGCTCGGTGTAGATCCCGCGTTGGCTTCTGGCCCGATTGTCACGGCATTAAATGATATTATGTCGATGATTATCTTTTTCTTAATCGCAGGATGTTTAAACTACTTCTTTTTTAGCTAA
- a CDS encoding CT214 family putative inclusion membrane protein: MIILPVILIGCQALSLMVAVAIFLPIIISTCLFGILFIFALNFSKSVTPKLHFDRIKFSKRDLEFLLDINTLPLEDKETKLSQLELYQEDLSLICIKIQQYQNKNFPEKIEEESLTKLEKSVVSLVKDGIEAVIECQKGPGLVLGICNEIKTFFIPKWLGGSSKKPLCKYLYDLSKLLTEYPCSDFLILLLKHRELTHEIADHILSLASSMEEHADLCKKTLGSLNLWFYGWFLETDTIKRIDAYDPEILINNPKLKEYLIQGNFVEFILSLQTEEMQAKIKSVLKTEQKPIVSALENYTYFQGLNSVEYLKNSPKLRIFMDALSLKMAFCLDLRSPSDWRFPLSVARHYKELIDLYEFALKEYSNILENLFILIELFQSNTKYQTFIRGLLEKAMPIKQWLVLFRPIVSAVFQVGVVRRKELSVLAAHLGIEYGALLNAIRSGQALEALLPYLFNGASSTEDKQPSP; the protein is encoded by the coding sequence TTGATTATTCTTCCTGTGATTTTGATCGGCTGTCAAGCATTGTCTTTGATGGTAGCTGTTGCAATCTTTCTTCCCATTATTATCAGCACATGTTTATTCGGGATTCTTTTTATTTTTGCTTTAAACTTTAGTAAATCTGTAACTCCTAAGTTGCATTTTGATAGAATAAAGTTTTCTAAAAGAGATTTAGAATTTTTATTAGATATTAATACCCTTCCTTTAGAGGATAAGGAGACTAAACTAAGTCAGCTTGAGTTATATCAAGAAGATTTGTCTTTGATCTGCATTAAAATCCAACAATATCAAAATAAAAATTTCCCGGAAAAGATAGAGGAAGAAAGCTTAACAAAGCTCGAGAAGTCTGTAGTATCTTTAGTAAAGGATGGCATAGAGGCGGTTATAGAATGTCAGAAAGGTCCTGGATTGGTGTTAGGAATTTGTAATGAAATCAAAACTTTTTTCATTCCTAAGTGGCTAGGGGGAAGTTCTAAAAAACCTTTATGTAAATACTTATACGATCTTTCCAAGTTGTTAACTGAGTATCCTTGCTCTGATTTTCTTATTCTACTTCTTAAACATCGAGAGTTAACTCATGAAATAGCAGATCATATTCTTTCTTTGGCTTCCTCTATGGAAGAACATGCGGATCTTTGTAAAAAAACATTAGGTTCTTTGAACTTGTGGTTTTATGGCTGGTTTTTAGAAACAGATACAATAAAGCGTATAGATGCCTATGACCCAGAGATTTTAATTAATAATCCAAAGCTTAAGGAATATTTAATTCAAGGAAACTTCGTAGAGTTTATCCTTTCTCTTCAGACTGAGGAAATGCAAGCAAAGATTAAAAGTGTATTAAAAACAGAGCAGAAGCCTATTGTTTCAGCTTTAGAAAATTACACATATTTTCAAGGGTTGAATTCTGTAGAATATTTAAAAAACTCTCCAAAGTTAAGAATATTTATGGATGCTTTGAGCCTTAAAATGGCTTTTTGCTTAGATTTGCGCTCTCCTTCAGATTGGAGGTTTCCTTTATCTGTGGCTAGACACTATAAAGAGCTTATAGATTTGTATGAATTTGCTTTAAAGGAATATTCGAACATTTTAGAAAATTTGTTTATTTTAATTGAGCTTTTTCAAAGTAATACTAAATATCAAACATTTATTCGTGGGCTATTAGAAAAGGCTATGCCTATAAAACAATGGTTAGTTTTATTCCGTCCTATAGTTTCTGCTGTATTTCAAGTGGGAGTTGTAAGAAGAAAAGAACTTTCAGTGTTAGCTGCACATTTAGGAATAGAGTATGGCGCTCTTTTAAACGCTATCCGCTCTGGTCAGGCTTTAGAAGCACTATTACCATACTTATTTAATGGAGCAAGTAGTACAGAGGATAAGCAGCCATCTCCTTAA
- a CDS encoding amino acid permease, protein MHTHSKSKKSLGTFTVGMLSLAVVISLRNLPLTAKHGLSTLFFYAVAVGCFMIPYALIAAELASFKPLGIYVWARDALGKWWGFFAIWMQWFHNMTWYPAMLAFIASTIVYKINPSLAHNKIYLATIILSGFWGLTFFNFLGINTSAIFSSVCVIIGTLIPGVILVSLALFWVLSGNPIALPLSWSDMLPDFHNPSSFVLLAGMLLALCGLEANANLASDMVNPRKNYPKAVFIGAISTLAILVLGSLSIAIVIPKEEISLVSGLVKAFILFFEKYNLSWMTSIIVVMTITGSLGELNAWMFAGTKGLFVSTQNDCLPRIFKKVNSKDVPVNLMFFQAIVVTLFTLLFLCLDSADLVYWILSALSIQMYLAMYICLFIAGPVLRIKEPRAQRLYSVPGKFFGICALSCLGILSCIFALWVSFLPPKEIAQLSASGSISYTSLLLLAFGTNCLIPFGIYFSRKRLPKV, encoded by the coding sequence ATGCATACTCATTCGAAATCAAAAAAATCTCTAGGAACATTCACCGTTGGGATGTTATCTTTAGCTGTAGTGATTAGCTTACGCAATCTCCCACTTACAGCAAAACACGGACTCTCTACGTTATTTTTCTATGCTGTAGCCGTAGGATGCTTTATGATCCCTTACGCTCTGATTGCAGCAGAATTAGCATCTTTTAAACCTTTAGGAATTTATGTTTGGGCTAGAGATGCTCTTGGAAAATGGTGGGGATTTTTTGCCATCTGGATGCAATGGTTTCATAATATGACTTGGTATCCTGCAATGCTAGCATTTATAGCCAGTACTATAGTCTATAAAATCAACCCTTCCCTAGCGCATAATAAGATTTATCTTGCGACTATTATTCTCTCAGGATTTTGGGGATTGACCTTCTTTAATTTTTTGGGAATTAACACCTCAGCAATTTTCAGCTCAGTTTGCGTAATTATAGGAACCTTAATTCCTGGGGTCATTTTAGTTTCTCTGGCTCTCTTTTGGGTTCTGTCAGGGAATCCTATAGCTCTTCCTCTTTCTTGGAGCGATATGCTTCCAGATTTTCATAACCCCTCTTCTTTTGTGTTATTAGCTGGAATGCTTTTAGCCTTATGTGGTCTAGAAGCTAATGCTAACCTTGCTTCTGACATGGTTAATCCAAGGAAAAATTACCCTAAAGCAGTGTTTATTGGAGCAATTTCCACTTTGGCAATTTTAGTCCTAGGTTCTCTATCCATAGCTATAGTCATTCCTAAAGAGGAAATCAGCTTAGTGTCAGGTTTAGTGAAGGCTTTTATTCTCTTCTTTGAAAAATATAACCTCTCTTGGATGACAAGTATTATTGTCGTTATGACAATTACAGGTTCTTTAGGAGAGCTAAATGCTTGGATGTTTGCTGGAACTAAAGGATTATTTGTCTCTACTCAAAATGACTGTCTTCCTCGAATTTTCAAGAAAGTGAATTCTAAAGATGTCCCTGTAAACTTAATGTTCTTTCAAGCGATCGTAGTGACTTTATTTACCTTGCTTTTTTTATGTTTGGATTCTGCAGATCTTGTTTACTGGATTCTCAGCGCACTAAGCATTCAGATGTATCTTGCTATGTATATATGCCTATTTATAGCTGGGCCAGTTTTACGAATTAAAGAACCTCGCGCACAAAGATTGTATTCTGTGCCAGGGAAGTTCTTTGGGATTTGCGCGCTTTCCTGTTTAGGAATTCTTTCGTGTATTTTTGCTTTATGGGTAAGTTTCCTTCCTCCAAAAGAAATTGCTCAGCTATCTGCAAGCGGTAGCATCAGCTATACCTCTCTTCTTCTTCTTGCCTTCGGCACTAACTGTTTAATTCCTTTTGGAATTTATTTTTCTAGAAAGCGCCTCCCTAAAGTATAA
- a CDS encoding class I fructose-bisphosphate aldolase has translation MAGIYDFLNDDEDNLLTYECKLVRKETLTLPSYNFVDEVFSLSDRTNRALRSLQTLFSHGRLKDTGYLSILPVDQGVEHSAGASFAANPIYFDPENIIKLAIESGCNAVASTYGVLSLFSRKYAHKIPFIVKLNHNELLSYPTTYRQIFFSQVESAYNMGAIAVGATIYFGSENSKEEIVTVSEAFAHARELGMATILWCYLRNPEFIMEGTDYHTAADLTGQADHLGATLGADIVKQKLPTCQGGFKAIKFGKTDDRVYSELSSVHPIDLCRYQVLNSYCGKIGLINSGGPSGSDDFKDAVRTAVINKRAGGMGLILGRKAFQRPFSEGVQLLNLIQDIYLDPNITIA, from the coding sequence ATGGCAGGAATTTATGATTTTCTAAATGATGACGAAGATAATCTCTTAACCTATGAATGTAAACTCGTTCGTAAAGAGACTCTCACCCTTCCCTCTTATAATTTTGTTGATGAGGTCTTTAGCTTGTCAGACCGCACGAATCGCGCGTTAAGATCTTTGCAAACACTGTTTTCTCATGGAAGATTAAAAGATACTGGATACCTCTCAATCTTACCTGTAGACCAGGGGGTAGAGCATTCTGCTGGAGCATCTTTTGCCGCGAATCCAATTTATTTTGATCCTGAAAACATTATTAAGCTCGCTATAGAATCTGGATGCAATGCCGTAGCTTCTACCTATGGCGTTCTAAGTCTTTTTTCTAGAAAATATGCACATAAAATTCCCTTCATTGTGAAGTTAAATCATAATGAGTTACTATCATATCCCACTACCTACCGACAAATTTTCTTTAGCCAAGTAGAAAGCGCCTATAATATGGGAGCTATAGCTGTAGGAGCGACAATTTACTTTGGGTCAGAAAACTCTAAAGAAGAAATTGTTACTGTTTCTGAAGCTTTCGCTCATGCCCGAGAACTAGGAATGGCAACAATTCTATGGTGTTATTTGAGAAATCCTGAATTTATTATGGAAGGCACGGACTACCATACTGCTGCGGATCTTACAGGGCAGGCAGATCATTTAGGAGCCACTCTAGGAGCCGATATTGTAAAGCAAAAACTCCCTACCTGCCAAGGAGGATTTAAAGCTATTAAGTTTGGGAAAACTGATGATAGAGTCTATTCTGAGTTGTCTTCTGTGCATCCTATAGATCTTTGTCGTTACCAGGTATTAAATAGCTATTGTGGCAAAATTGGATTAATCAACTCAGGAGGCCCTTCAGGAAGCGATGATTTTAAAGATGCCGTAAGAACTGCTGTTATCAATAAACGTGCTGGAGGAATGGGATTAATTTTAGGAAGAAAGGCATTTCAAAGGCCATTTTCTGAAGGTGTCCAGCTACTAAATTTAATTCAAGATATCTACCTAGACCCGAACATTACCATTGCCTAA
- a CDS encoding CT214 family putative inclusion membrane protein, translating to MFQEVYPKTSPSSNLSPDQQQIVNSIRGYHKLALIAGVAAAALLLITAVLLYCIPAFPVAVGALGVAAVIFLGVSVGLWVCRARAFNRLMEDFKNSIDLIKIGKPSEHLSIRKYPRKSKTLDHSSFREGVEGPYTPSSGDDPNLEFSSSDSGEEAGEFVAPSLRLRQFLLEENPPVVSSAFYKDCQSKIKKCLASLYQSVGHLIDTMDRGENKETLVKKLIIGIFNPFSGQDNLISSVITMGTTLFTDSTYGVTWFHDAIHTPGKILPPLMQLIEKFFKEKEKPSAGVLNKILMSINLVLSGWVLGDPKLLCYVVGSVKQLNLSQEATKQVIRLLEKGNIIGALIMTCGSSYPAFEKMLVALRTEEGSQDVSQGARFPIDELTPKNFRKDIASADIEEDQHDIEQFASKLQEQIKQVEDALPNSRLRLIASLAKGAPEIRKALEQFLNFLSENPPKTLPMSLTFLPILKKSMHLQKVLRTYLPKKVVVALTKILSIAMQGGIISRVFTSGHYKKLADSLNITVDELIALIETKKCLQFFLPELIK from the coding sequence ATGTTTCAGGAAGTCTATCCGAAAACTTCTCCCTCTTCGAATCTTTCGCCTGATCAGCAGCAGATCGTTAATTCTATTCGTGGCTACCATAAGCTCGCTTTAATTGCTGGTGTGGCGGCTGCTGCTCTTCTTTTAATTACAGCGGTTCTGCTCTATTGTATCCCTGCATTTCCCGTGGCTGTAGGGGCTTTAGGGGTGGCAGCTGTTATTTTTCTTGGGGTGTCTGTAGGGCTGTGGGTATGTCGTGCGCGAGCTTTTAACCGCCTTATGGAGGATTTTAAAAATTCTATTGATTTAATTAAAATAGGAAAACCAAGTGAACATCTTTCTATTCGTAAATATCCTAGAAAGTCAAAAACACTAGATCACAGTTCCTTTAGGGAAGGGGTAGAAGGCCCCTATACCCCATCTTCTGGAGATGACCCGAACTTAGAGTTTAGTTCAAGTGATAGCGGAGAAGAAGCAGGAGAGTTTGTTGCCCCCTCTTTACGTCTTAGACAATTTTTATTAGAAGAGAATCCCCCTGTTGTTTCTTCTGCTTTCTATAAAGATTGTCAATCTAAAATAAAGAAGTGTTTAGCATCTCTATATCAGTCTGTAGGGCACCTAATAGATACAATGGATAGAGGCGAAAATAAAGAGACCTTAGTCAAAAAGTTAATTATAGGGATATTTAATCCTTTTTCGGGTCAAGATAACCTGATCTCCAGCGTCATTACTATGGGGACAACTTTATTTACCGACTCAACGTATGGTGTGACTTGGTTTCATGATGCTATTCATACACCAGGCAAGATATTGCCTCCTCTTATGCAGCTAATTGAGAAATTTTTTAAAGAGAAAGAAAAGCCTTCTGCTGGCGTGCTTAATAAAATCCTGATGTCAATAAATCTTGTGCTGTCAGGATGGGTTTTGGGTGATCCTAAGTTACTATGTTATGTTGTGGGATCTGTGAAACAACTGAATCTTTCTCAAGAAGCAACGAAGCAAGTTATTCGCTTGTTAGAGAAGGGGAATATCATTGGGGCTTTGATTATGACTTGTGGTTCGAGCTATCCTGCATTTGAGAAGATGTTGGTAGCCTTAAGAACTGAGGAAGGCTCTCAGGATGTTTCTCAAGGTGCTCGTTTTCCCATAGATGAGTTGACACCCAAGAATTTTCGTAAAGATATAGCTTCTGCAGATATAGAGGAAGATCAACATGATATAGAACAATTTGCTTCTAAGCTGCAAGAGCAAATCAAACAGGTAGAAGATGCTTTACCTAATTCTCGACTCAGACTTATAGCTTCTTTAGCTAAGGGAGCACCAGAAATTAGGAAAGCATTAGAGCAATTTTTGAACTTTCTTTCAGAAAATCCACCAAAGACTTTACCTATGTCGCTCACATTTTTACCTATTCTTAAAAAATCTATGCATTTACAAAAAGTATTACGAACATACTTACCAAAAAAAGTAGTAGTTGCGCTTACCAAGATTCTCTCTATAGCTATGCAAGGAGGAATTATTTCGAGAGTATTTACTTCTGGTCACTACAAAAAGCTAGCGGATAGTTTGAATATAACGGTAGATGAACTTATTGCATTAATTGAAACTAAAAAGTGTTTGCAATTTTTCCTTCCAGAACTAATAAAATAG
- a CDS encoding methionine ABC transporter ATP-binding protein: MLKESHPIISVQNVCKQVNGNYLLKNISFSVYPKEVCGIIGHSGSGKTTLLRCLDFLELPSSGAISIAGFHNPASLKGVSRQEFAKKVAYISQNYGLFSTKTVLGNITYPLQTLYKNMPLSEIREKVHEMLHFLNLYHKKDAYPGSLSGGQKQKVAIARALICEPQILLCDEITSALDPRSTEDVVERLLHLNESMGITLVLVSHELDVVKYICSHTVVLHNGGLEEFGETESLFLKSQNEITKELFHEPLQKFSLIKSLVNLSENKEFLGLGFPKELAMRGIISHIAKTGLASINILSGNVYLFRNMPVGFLNIVLEGTRENRIKVKRLLIEQGVIVKEGE, from the coding sequence GTGCTAAAAGAATCTCATCCTATTATTTCTGTTCAAAATGTCTGCAAACAAGTGAATGGAAACTATCTTCTTAAAAACATTTCTTTTTCGGTATATCCTAAAGAGGTTTGTGGAATCATAGGCCATAGTGGTTCGGGGAAAACTACGCTATTGCGTTGTTTGGATTTCTTAGAGCTGCCCTCATCAGGAGCTATTTCTATAGCGGGATTTCATAACCCCGCATCTTTAAAGGGTGTCTCAAGACAGGAGTTCGCTAAAAAAGTTGCCTATATTTCCCAGAATTATGGGCTATTTTCTACAAAAACTGTTTTGGGGAATATTACTTATCCTTTGCAGACGCTTTATAAGAACATGCCCTTGAGTGAGATTCGTGAAAAAGTGCACGAAATGCTGCATTTTTTAAATTTATATCATAAAAAAGATGCCTATCCTGGGAGTTTAAGTGGAGGACAAAAACAAAAAGTTGCTATAGCTCGTGCATTGATTTGTGAACCCCAAATATTGCTTTGTGATGAGATTACCTCAGCTCTTGATCCAAGATCAACAGAAGATGTTGTTGAACGCTTGTTGCACCTGAATGAAAGCATGGGGATCACTTTAGTATTAGTTTCTCATGAACTTGATGTAGTAAAGTATATTTGCTCTCATACTGTTGTACTGCATAATGGAGGGTTAGAAGAATTTGGTGAGACAGAAAGTTTATTTTTAAAATCTCAAAATGAAATTACCAAAGAACTTTTCCACGAGCCTTTACAGAAGTTTTCTTTAATTAAGTCTCTTGTGAATCTATCTGAAAATAAAGAGTTCCTTGGGCTGGGTTTTCCTAAAGAGCTTGCTATGAGGGGGATCATCAGTCATATAGCAAAGACTGGGCTTGCCTCTATAAATATCCTGTCTGGGAATGTCTATTTATTTCGTAATATGCCTGTAGGTTTCCTTAACATAGTTTTAGAGGGCACGAGAGAAAATCGGATCAAAGTGAAACGACTTCTTATAGAGCAGGGTGTGATTGTTAAAGAAGGAGAGTAG
- a CDS encoding methionine ABC transporter permease has product MQGDLVRLLFVETGKTLYMVGVAFVLACVLGGGLGVTLFYFSPGSLSPRQGVYTVISMLLSFLTAIPFAILIVLLFPLTRLLVGTSLGATASIVPLTVGTIPFVASLISESLQCAGRAYLEPAIALGIPRRKIIQDILFPEKYPQMIFSLKNVIVHLIACSTLAGFVGGGGLGQILLQYGYYRFDWKITIAVLVITLFFIECIRIFGDILGRNILKRRGLL; this is encoded by the coding sequence ATGCAAGGAGACCTGGTCCGTCTTTTATTTGTAGAAACGGGAAAAACTCTTTATATGGTAGGTGTGGCCTTTGTCTTGGCCTGTGTTTTGGGGGGAGGTTTAGGGGTAACTCTTTTTTATTTTTCTCCGGGAAGTCTTTCTCCTCGACAAGGAGTTTATACAGTCATCTCAATGCTTTTAAGTTTTCTTACAGCTATTCCATTCGCGATACTTATTGTGCTTCTATTTCCTTTAACGCGCTTACTTGTAGGGACTTCTTTGGGCGCAACAGCATCTATTGTTCCTCTTACTGTTGGGACAATTCCTTTTGTTGCTTCATTAATCTCTGAATCTCTGCAATGTGCCGGAAGAGCTTATCTTGAGCCAGCGATTGCTCTTGGAATTCCTAGAAGGAAAATTATTCAAGATATTCTTTTCCCTGAAAAGTATCCTCAAATGATTTTTTCTCTTAAGAATGTTATTGTTCATCTTATAGCATGCTCTACATTGGCAGGTTTTGTTGGTGGGGGAGGGCTGGGGCAGATACTGTTGCAATATGGATATTATCGTTTTGATTGGAAAATCACTATTGCTGTTCTCGTGATTACTCTTTTCTTTATAGAGTGTATAAGAATTTTTGGAGACATCTTAGGTCGTAATATCTTGAAGCGAAGAGGTCTTTTGTGA